Proteins co-encoded in one Psychromonas sp. L1A2 genomic window:
- a CDS encoding methyl-accepting chemotaxis protein, with amino-acid sequence MRQLFSLPVQKVIQFVGFKVVVSFYICMLLTILATQFSVVNFPGKVPTHLLSIELAVLFYFSVALIMVINDELHSFKRMLSSLNADTFDYRDLKTNNLLPENLLEQLTSSYRELGRVNDKNKDKLSEVSYSAIQVINTAHSVTENVQKQSDATNATAAAITEMSVSLNEVNTRISGVHSSSENAFNTAEQGRLSIAELQASLEKVAFEAGTTANDIELLMTLANTVAEISESIQGIADQTNLLALNASIEAARAGEFGLGFAVVADEVRALSHRSYTAADSIVKNVRSVINQGNKISLSMSNVVEQSTQCKQEANVVDQSLQQIEEATFDVKEKIKTVAYNVEQQTLAINEISEHVELVVQGARANAEVAKQAETVATHLKSLTQIAG; translated from the coding sequence ATGCGTCAACTATTTTCTTTGCCAGTACAAAAGGTTATTCAGTTCGTTGGTTTTAAAGTGGTAGTTAGCTTTTATATTTGTATGCTTTTGACTATTCTTGCTACACAATTTTCGGTAGTGAACTTCCCTGGTAAAGTACCAACACATCTATTATCTATAGAGTTAGCTGTTCTGTTCTATTTTTCAGTGGCATTAATAATGGTTATAAATGATGAGCTACACTCTTTTAAAAGGATGCTTAGTTCATTAAATGCGGATACTTTCGATTATCGAGATCTTAAAACAAACAACTTACTCCCTGAAAACTTACTTGAACAATTAACCTCTTCCTATCGAGAGCTTGGACGAGTTAATGATAAAAATAAAGATAAGTTGAGTGAAGTTTCTTACTCTGCGATACAAGTTATTAATACTGCACATTCCGTGACTGAAAACGTACAAAAACAATCAGATGCGACGAATGCCACGGCTGCAGCCATTACTGAAATGAGTGTTTCTTTAAATGAGGTTAATACTCGTATCAGTGGTGTTCATTCCTCGTCAGAAAATGCATTTAATACCGCTGAACAAGGTCGTTTATCTATTGCGGAGTTACAAGCATCATTAGAAAAAGTCGCTTTTGAAGCAGGAACAACAGCCAATGATATTGAGCTATTAATGACACTCGCAAATACTGTTGCAGAAATTTCAGAGTCTATTCAAGGCATAGCCGATCAAACTAATTTATTAGCGTTAAATGCCTCTATTGAAGCAGCAAGAGCTGGTGAGTTCGGACTAGGCTTTGCTGTTGTTGCCGATGAGGTTAGGGCTTTATCACATCGCTCATATACTGCAGCGGATAGCATTGTAAAAAATGTTCGTTCGGTGATAAATCAAGGTAATAAAATTAGTCTTAGCATGTCTAATGTTGTTGAACAATCTACACAATGTAAACAAGAGGCAAATGTTGTGGATCAATCGTTACAACAAATTGAAGAAGCGACTTTTGATGTAAAAGAGAAAATAAAGACTGTTGCTTATAATGTTGAGCAACAAACGTTAGCTATCAATGAAATATCAGAACATGTTGAGTTGGTGGTGCAAGGTGCTAGGGCAAATGCTGAAGTGGCAAAGCAGGCTGAGACCGTCGCAACTCACCTTAAATCACTGACACAAATCGCTGGCTAA
- a CDS encoding nitrate- and nitrite sensing domain-containing protein: MEIYIIILLLIILFSVWLHHYKTRQQKALCVQGLDNITHIKLLISAIQTHRGLSSALLNGDQSKQVILATIEQQVKSEIKYLEEQRTLDKNGRWGSFIDHWGRLKTNDKARDAENSFKQHTQLIANLLYLLEDEAERGHLNAGSFPKLPNIGFVWRELVVTTEIIGQSRAIGTGVATSKKCTSVHKIRLSFLQQNMQKTINSTLPKLSSLERFTNEHKALLSVAKLKMEFLSNTIENELISTEQISINQDEYFALATDSIKALDSIFNHQIEQIQQII, translated from the coding sequence ATGGAAATCTATATCATTATTTTATTACTGATTATTTTATTTTCAGTGTGGCTACATCATTATAAAACGAGACAACAAAAAGCATTATGCGTACAAGGGTTGGATAACATCACACATATTAAATTGCTGATCAGCGCTATACAAACTCATCGAGGGTTAAGTTCTGCATTATTAAATGGTGACCAAAGCAAACAAGTAATACTAGCCACTATTGAGCAACAAGTTAAAAGTGAAATTAAGTACCTTGAAGAACAGCGTACTCTTGATAAAAATGGTCGTTGGGGATCGTTTATCGATCATTGGGGGCGCTTAAAAACAAATGATAAAGCTCGAGATGCAGAAAATAGTTTTAAGCAACATACACAGTTAATCGCTAATTTACTCTATCTACTAGAAGATGAGGCAGAGAGAGGGCATTTAAATGCAGGGTCTTTTCCTAAGTTGCCTAATATTGGATTTGTATGGCGAGAGTTGGTTGTTACGACTGAAATAATAGGCCAATCGCGCGCAATAGGAACGGGTGTTGCAACCAGTAAAAAATGTACTAGCGTTCACAAAATTCGCTTATCGTTTTTACAACAAAATATGCAGAAAACCATTAATAGCACATTACCTAAATTATCGTCACTTGAACGCTTTACGAATGAACATAAGGCGTTATTAAGCGTCGCTAAATTAAAAATGGAGTTTTTAAGCAACACTATTGAAAACGAGTTAATTAGTACAGAGCAAATCAGTATTAATCAAGATGAGTATTTTGCGTTAGCGACCGATAGTATTAAAGCACTAGATTCGATATTTAATCATCAAATAGAGCAAATCCAACAAATTATTTAG
- a CDS encoding MarR family winged helix-turn-helix transcriptional regulator produces MEKQEQLLISLRRVIRAISIHSRQLNKESGLTGPQLLVMRKIDQLEAPLAKQIAQEITLSAATVTTIIDRLEARDFVIRTRSKTDKRKVHLSLSEAGQAVLSSSPQPLQDHFIKRYQRLEEWEQSQLLSAVERIASMMDATELDAAPVLLVGTIQDAES; encoded by the coding sequence ATGGAAAAGCAAGAGCAGTTATTAATTTCATTACGCAGAGTGATCAGAGCGATTAGTATACACTCACGTCAATTGAATAAAGAGTCTGGATTAACTGGCCCACAGTTATTGGTAATGAGAAAAATTGATCAACTTGAAGCGCCACTTGCAAAGCAAATTGCTCAAGAAATAACATTAAGCGCTGCGACAGTAACGACGATTATAGATCGATTAGAAGCGCGCGACTTTGTCATTAGAACCCGCAGTAAAACAGATAAACGTAAAGTGCACTTATCATTAAGTGAAGCTGGACAAGCGGTTTTAAGCTCATCACCACAGCCATTACAAGATCACTTTATTAAACGCTATCAGCGCCTTGAAGAATGGGAGCAAAGTCAGTTACTGTCTGCCGTAGAGCGTATTGCTTCAATGATGGACGCAACTGAACTTGATGCGGCTCCAGTACTGTTGGTCGGTACTATCCAAGATGCTGAGTCTTAA
- a CDS encoding BCCT family transporter, with amino-acid sequence MTLWLSIGILFVFAAIAFILFRWGNMQCIGVTPVRKFTFIAILFTSGLDVGLIMFPLTEFAGYADLATSPEYGFTNPLSIEFGFWAFLIWAFYFVTCFYFCVIEPRVKFFEIPLIKFINNVVIIGTCAFTAYLLLTNLPWYLPGIGDGESIVGSFYLIVFLAIAAAVYSSTSIRYVRILSLGSSWLFFTLIIIMWAGAFLSDNSSVGEFFTTFGLIGDYFANLNHFVLPLNDYHEFYLYWWFAWSIMIGQFTSRFVSGMKTYQVLGAMMIFPSIPIAIWFTVLYYYSVNAISTAGFYNLAMVIVGVTFVINSLDSLVRLYTDNLNLTVQRFGKIPYIIGNIVLLSALTLLFKLNFLQIQWVGALAIGLILGCFGYMLLTHYRKVADIEHSPKENKIDFTKIELMD; translated from the coding sequence ATGACTCTTTGGCTTTCGATCGGCATCTTATTCGTTTTTGCTGCCATCGCATTTATCCTATTCCGTTGGGGTAATATGCAATGTATTGGTGTAACACCAGTACGTAAATTTACCTTTATCGCGATTCTATTTACATCAGGTTTAGATGTAGGTTTAATCATGTTCCCGCTCACTGAATTCGCAGGTTATGCAGATTTAGCGACTAGCCCTGAGTATGGTTTTACTAATCCACTCTCTATTGAATTTGGATTTTGGGCATTCTTGATTTGGGCTTTCTACTTTGTTACTTGTTTCTATTTTTGTGTTATTGAACCAAGAGTTAAGTTTTTCGAAATTCCACTAATCAAGTTTATTAACAATGTCGTCATTATCGGTACCTGTGCCTTTACTGCTTACTTATTGCTAACCAACTTACCTTGGTATTTACCGGGTATTGGTGATGGTGAAAGCATTGTTGGTAGTTTCTACTTAATCGTATTCTTAGCGATCGCAGCGGCTGTATATTCAAGTACAAGTATCCGTTACGTACGTATTTTAAGTTTAGGTAGTAGCTGGTTATTTTTCACATTGATTATCATCATGTGGGCAGGTGCTTTCTTATCTGATAACTCAAGTGTTGGCGAGTTCTTTACTACCTTTGGTTTAATCGGTGATTACTTTGCTAATTTAAATCATTTTGTATTACCGCTGAATGACTACCATGAGTTTTACCTTTATTGGTGGTTCGCTTGGAGCATTATGATTGGTCAATTTACCTCTCGTTTTGTAAGTGGTATGAAAACGTATCAAGTACTAGGCGCAATGATGATATTCCCATCAATTCCAATTGCGATTTGGTTTACTGTACTTTATTACTACAGCGTCAATGCTATCTCAACAGCAGGCTTTTATAACTTAGCGATGGTTATTGTAGGTGTCACCTTTGTAATCAATTCTCTAGATTCACTGGTTCGTTTATATACTGATAACTTAAACTTAACAGTACAACGCTTTGGTAAAATACCTTATATCATTGGTAATATTGTTTTATTAAGTGCTTTAACATTGTTATTCAAACTAAACTTTTTACAAATCCAATGGGTTGGTGCTTTAGCAATCGGCTTAATCTTAGGGTGTTTTGGTTATATGTTATTAACTCATTACCGTAAAGTAGCTGATATTGAACATTCTCCAAAAGAGAATAAAATCGACTTTACTAAAATTGAGTTGATGGATTAA
- the betA gene encoding choline dehydrogenase, producing MTMTTTNYDYIIVGAGSAGCVLANRLSENSNNKVLLLETGGSDKSIFIQMPTALSIPMNTKKYAWQFETEAEPFLNNRRMHCPRGKVLGGSSSINGMVYVRGHARDFDEWQQAGAENWDYAHCLPYFKKAETWSFGGNEYRGDSGPLAVNNGNNMKNPLYQAFVDAGVDAGYLATADYNAEQQEGFGPMHMTVKNGVRWSTANAYLRPAMKRSNLTVVTHALVHKVLLEDKKAVGVRYQVKDKVTDVLCNKEVLLSAGSIGSPHILQLSGIGKAETLKEAGIEQHHELPGVGENLQDHLEFYFQFKCLKPISLNGKIDPLNKLLIGMRWILNKSGLGATNHFESCGFIRSKASLEWPDLQYHFLPAAMRYDGKEAFAGHGFQVHIGHNKPKSRGAVKVVSNDPHAAPQIQFNYLAHQDDIEGFRACVRLTREIINQPGLDEYRGEEIQPGLTIQTDEEIDEFVRSSVESAYHPSCSCKMGEDEMAVVNSETKVHGIEGLRVVDSSIFPTIPNGNLNSPTIMVAERAADIILGNKMLAPSNAKVTVAEDWQQKQRLAEPKRKTN from the coding sequence ATGACTATGACTACAACAAACTATGATTATATTATTGTGGGTGCTGGCAGCGCAGGCTGTGTGCTAGCAAACCGTTTATCAGAAAATTCTAATAATAAAGTACTACTACTAGAAACGGGTGGCAGTGATAAGAGCATTTTTATTCAAATGCCGACTGCATTATCTATCCCGATGAATACTAAGAAATATGCTTGGCAGTTTGAAACGGAAGCTGAACCCTTTTTGAATAATCGTCGCATGCATTGCCCTCGCGGTAAAGTACTGGGCGGTTCATCGTCAATTAACGGTATGGTTTATGTTCGTGGCCATGCTCGTGATTTTGATGAGTGGCAACAAGCTGGCGCTGAAAACTGGGATTATGCACATTGCTTACCTTATTTTAAGAAAGCAGAGACTTGGTCATTTGGCGGTAATGAATACCGTGGTGACTCAGGTCCACTAGCCGTTAATAACGGTAACAACATGAAAAACCCACTATACCAAGCATTTGTTGATGCAGGTGTAGACGCAGGATATTTAGCAACAGCTGACTACAATGCAGAACAGCAAGAAGGTTTTGGCCCAATGCACATGACCGTTAAAAACGGTGTACGTTGGTCTACTGCAAATGCTTATTTAAGACCTGCTATGAAGCGAAGCAACTTAACAGTGGTGACACACGCTCTAGTACACAAAGTATTGCTTGAAGATAAAAAAGCAGTCGGTGTCCGTTACCAAGTTAAAGATAAAGTAACTGACGTACTGTGTAATAAAGAAGTCTTACTCAGTGCTGGTTCAATTGGTTCGCCACATATTCTTCAGTTATCAGGTATTGGCAAAGCAGAAACATTAAAAGAAGCCGGTATTGAACAGCATCATGAATTACCTGGTGTAGGTGAAAATTTACAAGACCACCTTGAGTTTTATTTTCAGTTTAAATGTTTAAAACCGATTTCATTGAATGGCAAGATCGATCCACTGAATAAGCTATTAATTGGTATGCGTTGGATTTTAAATAAATCAGGTTTAGGCGCCACTAATCATTTTGAATCATGTGGATTCATCCGCTCAAAAGCCAGCTTAGAATGGCCAGATCTTCAATACCACTTCTTACCAGCCGCAATGCGTTATGACGGTAAAGAAGCGTTTGCAGGCCATGGTTTCCAAGTACATATTGGTCACAATAAGCCGAAAAGTCGTGGCGCAGTGAAAGTTGTTTCAAACGACCCACATGCAGCACCACAAATACAATTTAATTACTTAGCACATCAAGATGATATTGAAGGCTTTAGAGCTTGTGTTCGTTTAACACGTGAGATTATTAATCAACCTGGGTTAGATGAATATCGTGGTGAAGAAATACAACCAGGATTAACTATACAAACGGATGAAGAAATCGATGAGTTTGTAAGAAGTTCAGTTGAAAGTGCTTATCACCCTTCTTGTTCATGCAAAATGGGTGAAGATGAAATGGCAGTAGTTAACTCAGAAACTAAGGTGCATGGCATCGAAGGTCTTCGTGTTGTTGACTCATCTATTTTCCCAACTATCCCTAACGGTAACCTTAACTCGCCAACCATTATGGTCGCAGAGCGTGCAGCAGATATTATTTTAGGTAACAAGATGCTAGCACCAAGCAACGCTAAAGTGACAGTGGCGGAAGATTGGCAACAAAAGCAACGATTAGCAGAGCCAAAACGAAAAACCAATTAA
- the betB gene encoding betaine-aldehyde dehydrogenase, whose protein sequence is MSSLIVYQNYVHGQYIANGTGETFEVINPATGQVSYLVETATEAVQQAAIASSKAGFATWSKMTAMERSRILLKAVALLREHNDELAAGEVLDTGKPLQEAIEVDIVTGADSIEFFAGLAPSIEGNQQTVGDDFYYTRREPLGICAGIGAWNYPLQIACWKAAPALACGNVMIFKPSEETPRGAMRLAEIFTEAGIPDGVFNVVQGDGRVGAWLTGNEDIAKVSFTGEVGTGKKVMAAAASSLKEVTMELGGKSPLIIFDDADVENAVSAAMLANFYTQGEVCTNGTRVFVQKELYPQFIKRLVERTEQNIICGDPMNPETNFGALISKDHQQKVLEYIEIGKKEGATLLTGGKALQPESAPNGFFVAPTIFTDCTDEMTLTKEEIFGPVMSVLTFTDEDEVVKRANDTRLGLAAAVFTQDITRAHRVIHQIQAGICWINAYGASPAEMPVGGYKMSGIGRENGSETLKAYTQIKAVYVGMQNLESPF, encoded by the coding sequence ATGTCATCATTAATCGTTTATCAAAATTATGTCCATGGTCAATACATTGCTAATGGCACTGGCGAAACATTTGAAGTCATTAACCCAGCAACGGGTCAAGTTAGTTATTTAGTAGAAACAGCAACTGAAGCGGTACAACAAGCAGCGATTGCGAGTTCAAAAGCAGGATTTGCAACGTGGTCAAAAATGACTGCGATGGAACGTAGCCGTATCTTACTTAAAGCCGTTGCGTTATTACGTGAACATAATGACGAGCTTGCGGCAGGTGAAGTTTTAGACACAGGCAAACCATTACAAGAAGCAATCGAAGTCGATATCGTTACGGGTGCTGACTCAATCGAATTTTTTGCAGGACTCGCGCCAAGTATTGAAGGTAACCAACAAACAGTTGGTGACGACTTCTATTACACACGCCGTGAACCATTAGGTATATGCGCAGGTATCGGTGCTTGGAACTATCCATTACAGATTGCTTGTTGGAAAGCCGCACCCGCTTTAGCTTGCGGTAACGTGATGATTTTTAAACCTTCAGAAGAAACACCACGCGGAGCAATGCGTTTAGCTGAAATTTTCACTGAAGCAGGTATTCCAGATGGTGTATTTAATGTTGTTCAAGGTGATGGACGTGTGGGTGCATGGTTAACCGGTAATGAAGATATTGCAAAAGTCTCTTTCACAGGTGAAGTCGGTACGGGTAAAAAAGTAATGGCGGCAGCCGCAAGTTCATTAAAAGAAGTCACCATGGAGTTAGGCGGTAAATCACCATTAATTATTTTTGATGATGCCGATGTTGAAAATGCCGTTTCTGCAGCGATGTTAGCTAACTTTTACACTCAAGGTGAGGTTTGTACTAACGGTACGCGTGTTTTTGTTCAAAAAGAACTCTACCCTCAATTCATTAAACGTTTAGTTGAACGTACAGAACAAAACATTATCTGTGGCGATCCAATGAATCCAGAGACAAACTTTGGTGCATTAATTTCAAAAGACCACCAGCAAAAAGTGCTCGAGTACATTGAAATCGGTAAAAAAGAAGGTGCAACGTTATTAACCGGTGGTAAAGCATTACAACCTGAAAGCGCACCAAACGGATTCTTTGTAGCGCCTACTATTTTCACAGATTGCACAGATGAAATGACACTCACTAAAGAAGAAATCTTCGGTCCTGTCATGTCTGTACTGACTTTTACTGACGAAGATGAAGTGGTTAAGCGTGCAAATGATACGCGCCTAGGTTTAGCCGCAGCAGTATTTACACAAGACATCACGCGCGCGCACCGTGTAATACATCAAATTCAAGCAGGTATTTGTTGGATCAACGCTTATGGTGCATCGCCAGCTGAAATGCCAGTAGGCGGTTACAAAATGTCAGGTATTGGCCGCGAAAACGGCAGTGAGACATTAAAAGCTTATACCCAAATTAAAGCGGTATATGTTGGTATGCAAAATCTTGAAAGCCCATTTTAA
- the betI gene encoding transcriptional regulator BetI, which translates to MARPAVKEVRQQQLIDATLMSVERHGLQHTTINTISAMAGMSSGIISHYFGGKQGLIEAALKYLLDQLKQALLSRISGQDLSPIDRLSMIVEANFTELQRSSAATKTWLSFWSQAMHDPGLARLQNINSQRLYSNLLFCFKQLLPNTAAINAAKQTAAVIDGFWLRSALSSTPEEEFKQAQILSKAFINTVLTQYGENQCHH; encoded by the coding sequence ATGGCGAGACCAGCGGTCAAAGAAGTTAGACAACAACAATTGATCGATGCGACATTAATGTCAGTAGAACGCCATGGTTTACAACACACTACTATCAATACAATCAGTGCAATGGCGGGTATGTCATCTGGCATTATTAGTCATTATTTTGGTGGTAAACAAGGCTTAATCGAAGCTGCACTTAAATACCTTCTCGACCAATTAAAACAAGCATTATTAAGCAGGATATCAGGTCAAGACCTATCTCCAATAGATCGTTTATCAATGATCGTTGAAGCAAACTTCACCGAATTACAACGATCGAGTGCAGCAACTAAAACATGGTTAAGCTTTTGGTCTCAAGCTATGCATGATCCAGGTCTAGCAAGACTACAAAATATCAATAGTCAGCGTTTATATAGCAATCTACTTTTTTGTTTTAAACAGCTACTACCTAACACCGCTGCAATTAATGCAGCTAAACAAACTGCAGCTGTGATTGACGGTTTCTGGTTACGTAGCGCTTTAAGCTCAACACCGGAAGAAGAATTCAAACAAGCTCAAATTTTATCTAAAGCCTTTATTAATACTGTTCTTACTCAGTATGGAGAAAATCAATGTCATCATTAA
- a CDS encoding Lcl domain-containing protein, with translation MLINTVNAEDLLTATIIGSGSPKYNENRASASVLVSAGKTKILVDMGNGTQANLHRLGIKVRDLSSLFFTHHHLDHNEEFVPILINALMGRNNFNVVGPANTIKLTETNLDLYQEDIEYRLGKTQRTLADRKKAFDVKDIQGGESFKVGDIKVSTVEVPHTIQTIAYRFDYKGQSIVITGDLTYSEKLPKLAKNADFMIIDSGGMVMQNANGKQNNAKKRQGNNDGKKAKSTRQRAHLDLADSSKMAQLSDVKNLVYTHFNTGNVDQEASLKVIQKNYAGHVIFGEDLMVLHHQNSSIQNSSIQNSTVASNSNKETYIYQVVDTAQTTFYSNNSVIADPSERERFFGQDASFIINSPSYTNNNDGTITDNVTQLMWQQRLTKKLSYQEALEAVKGFNLGGHSDWRIANVKELYSLIQFTGSVKGESAITPFIDTDYFQQPLGDVNQGEREIDAQVWSSTEYVSTTMKGDKTVFGVNFVDGRIKGYPKFNPRTKEPNKMYFRFVRGNEGYGENHFVDNNDGTITDTATGLMWQTADSDKGMNWQDALTYSNNLTLGGHDDWRLPNAKELQSIVDYSRSPATSNSAAIDSVFKASTIKNEAGEKDYPYYWSSTTHLDGPVPEKNAVYIAFGKSLGQMRGSIMDVHGAGAQRSDSKTGEAMSRGPQGDMIRVNNYVRSVRGGVIDASVQVSEKTVHTYSKRSGSISNTLPNDSSVRADSIKNERPKNNSNNRKMKFIERFDKDHDNKVSMEEFKGRAKRFQSLDQNRDGYITVNEAPTGPPK, from the coding sequence ATGTTAATTAATACCGTTAATGCAGAGGATTTATTGACGGCTACTATCATTGGATCGGGTTCACCTAAATATAATGAAAATAGGGCGAGTGCGAGTGTATTAGTTAGTGCAGGAAAAACTAAGATTCTTGTCGATATGGGGAATGGTACTCAGGCTAACTTACATCGTTTAGGTATTAAAGTTCGTGATTTATCAAGTCTATTTTTTACTCATCATCACCTTGATCATAATGAAGAATTTGTACCTATTTTAATCAACGCTTTAATGGGACGTAATAACTTCAACGTTGTTGGTCCAGCTAATACTATTAAATTGACTGAGACAAACTTAGACCTTTACCAAGAGGATATAGAGTACCGTTTGGGTAAGACTCAACGAACACTTGCTGATCGTAAAAAAGCATTTGATGTTAAAGATATACAAGGCGGTGAATCATTTAAAGTGGGTGATATTAAAGTGAGCACAGTAGAGGTGCCGCATACTATTCAGACTATTGCTTATCGTTTTGATTACAAAGGACAGTCTATTGTGATTACAGGCGACCTTACTTATTCAGAAAAATTACCCAAGCTAGCTAAGAATGCTGATTTTATGATAATCGATTCTGGTGGCATGGTGATGCAAAACGCTAATGGTAAACAAAACAACGCGAAAAAAAGACAAGGTAACAATGACGGTAAAAAAGCTAAAAGTACACGTCAACGTGCACATCTAGACTTAGCTGATTCAAGTAAAATGGCTCAATTATCAGATGTTAAAAATTTGGTTTATACCCATTTTAATACCGGCAATGTGGATCAAGAAGCGAGTTTGAAAGTCATTCAAAAAAACTACGCTGGTCATGTTATTTTTGGCGAAGACTTGATGGTGCTTCATCATCAAAATAGTAGCATTCAAAATAGTAGCATTCAAAATAGTACAGTTGCATCAAACTCCAACAAAGAAACTTATATCTACCAGGTGGTTGATACAGCGCAAACTACGTTTTATAGCAATAATAGTGTGATCGCAGATCCTAGCGAAAGAGAGCGTTTCTTCGGGCAAGATGCCAGTTTTATCATTAATAGTCCTTCTTACACGAACAATAATGACGGTACGATTACAGATAACGTAACGCAACTAATGTGGCAACAAAGGTTAACTAAAAAACTATCTTATCAAGAAGCATTAGAAGCAGTTAAAGGCTTTAACTTAGGGGGGCATAGTGATTGGCGTATCGCTAATGTTAAAGAGCTTTATTCTTTAATTCAATTTACTGGCTCAGTTAAAGGTGAGTCTGCGATTACACCGTTTATCGATACTGATTACTTTCAACAACCATTAGGTGATGTAAACCAAGGGGAGCGAGAAATTGATGCTCAAGTGTGGAGTAGCACTGAATATGTATCAACAACGATGAAAGGGGATAAAACAGTGTTTGGTGTTAACTTTGTTGATGGCCGTATTAAAGGCTATCCAAAGTTTAACCCTCGTACCAAAGAGCCTAATAAAATGTACTTTAGGTTTGTGAGAGGTAATGAAGGCTACGGTGAAAATCACTTTGTTGATAACAATGATGGCACTATTACAGATACCGCAACGGGCTTAATGTGGCAAACCGCAGATAGCGATAAAGGTATGAATTGGCAAGATGCTTTAACATATTCTAATAACCTAACATTAGGCGGGCATGACGATTGGCGATTACCTAATGCCAAAGAACTACAAAGTATTGTTGATTATAGTCGCTCGCCAGCAACCTCGAACTCTGCTGCTATTGATTCAGTATTTAAAGCATCTACTATTAAAAATGAAGCTGGAGAAAAGGATTATCCATATTATTGGAGTTCAACGACTCACCTTGATGGGCCGGTTCCTGAGAAAAATGCAGTCTATATTGCTTTTGGAAAGTCGTTAGGACAAATGCGAGGCAGCATCATGGATGTTCATGGTGCAGGTGCTCAGCGAAGTGACTCTAAAACAGGCGAAGCGATGTCTAGAGGGCCGCAAGGCGATATGATTAGAGTAAATAACTATGTACGCAGTGTCAGGGGAGGTGTAATCGATGCTTCTGTCCAAGTATCTGAAAAAACAGTTCATACCTACTCTAAGCGTAGTGGTTCTATCAGTAATACTTTACCTAATGATTCTTCAGTAAGAGCTGATTCAATAAAGAATGAAAGACCTAAAAATAATTCGAATAACCGTAAAATGAAATTTATTGAGAGATTCGATAAAGACCATGATAATAAAGTATCAATGGAAGAGTTTAAAGGGAGGGCTAAGCGTTTTCAGTCTCTTGACCAAAATAGAGATGGTTATATTACTGTGAATGAAGCACCGACAGGGCCTCCAAAATAA